The Sphingosinicella humi genome has a window encoding:
- a CDS encoding putative bifunctional diguanylate cyclase/phosphodiesterase — MASMFSRDRQQRRAGADFIIIGIAVLSLLTLAASGHHYLDGVKAQVTRLGADNSNLVIGLLLLNLALTIYGVRRYSDVRREVIERAAAERGTQTLASTDPLTGFLNRRALGDAIKELLLTAARRRRAVSMMIVDLDGFKTINDVHGHLTGDNLLRATADLLQKALPAHAVGGRIGADEFAVAFLFDPDMASEVEATAHYIVERLGKPFDLAGVHTHVSASVGIARSDHDCGNVDSLMRRADIAMHAAKKLGRGRFTWFDGSMERELRSRNATEAGLRRGIPAGEFIPYFEQQVDLVTGSLHGFEMLARWQHPERGIVVPDEFISVAEECGLIADLSMSVMRQAFEAARGWDPHLTLSVNISPSQLKDPWLAQKMLKLLLETGFSAERLEVEITESCLFENLGLAQSIIGSLKNQGIRIALDDFGTGYSSLAHLRALPFDRIKIDRSFVSSINDNPDSAAIVIAITRLAESLNLAVTAEGIEDELIEARLRAIGSYKGQGWKFGRPIPADAVQRLLAERNLLPVARGGEASRRRVNNRDRLQQGR; from the coding sequence ATGGCGAGCATGTTCTCACGGGACAGGCAGCAGCGTCGCGCGGGAGCCGATTTCATCATCATCGGCATCGCCGTCCTATCGCTTCTCACGCTCGCGGCCTCCGGCCATCATTATCTCGACGGGGTCAAGGCGCAGGTCACCCGGCTCGGAGCCGACAACAGCAACCTGGTCATCGGTCTTCTTCTGCTCAACCTGGCGCTCACAATTTACGGCGTCCGCCGATACAGTGACGTCAGGCGAGAGGTGATCGAACGCGCCGCCGCCGAGCGCGGCACGCAAACCCTCGCTTCGACCGACCCGCTGACCGGGTTTCTCAACCGGCGCGCGCTCGGCGACGCGATCAAGGAGCTCCTTCTCACCGCCGCCCGCAGGCGTCGAGCGGTATCGATGATGATCGTCGACCTCGACGGCTTTAAGACCATCAACGACGTTCACGGCCACCTCACCGGCGACAATCTCCTTCGCGCCACCGCCGACCTTCTCCAGAAGGCGCTGCCTGCCCATGCCGTTGGCGGGCGCATCGGTGCCGACGAATTCGCCGTCGCCTTCCTCTTCGATCCCGACATGGCAAGTGAGGTGGAAGCCACCGCCCATTACATCGTCGAGCGGCTCGGCAAACCGTTCGACCTGGCCGGGGTCCATACCCATGTCAGCGCGTCGGTCGGCATCGCTCGGTCGGATCATGACTGCGGCAACGTCGATTCCCTCATGCGTCGTGCCGACATCGCCATGCATGCGGCCAAGAAGCTGGGGCGTGGCCGCTTTACCTGGTTCGACGGCAGCATGGAGCGGGAGCTCAGAAGCCGCAACGCCACCGAGGCCGGCCTGCGCCGCGGCATACCCGCCGGCGAGTTCATCCCCTATTTCGAACAGCAGGTGGACCTCGTCACCGGCAGCCTCCACGGCTTCGAGATGCTCGCCCGCTGGCAGCATCCGGAAAGAGGCATCGTGGTCCCCGACGAGTTCATCTCCGTCGCCGAGGAGTGCGGCCTCATCGCGGACCTCTCCATGTCGGTGATGCGCCAGGCGTTCGAGGCGGCGCGGGGCTGGGATCCTCATCTCACCCTCTCGGTCAACATTTCGCCCTCCCAGCTCAAGGATCCGTGGCTGGCGCAAAAGATGCTGAAGCTGCTCCTCGAGACCGGCTTCTCGGCCGAGCGGCTCGAGGTGGAGATCACCGAAAGCTGCCTGTTCGAAAATCTGGGCCTCGCCCAATCGATCATCGGCAGCCTCAAGAACCAGGGCATTCGCATCGCGCTCGACGATTTCGGCACCGGCTATTCGTCGCTCGCGCACCTGCGCGCCCTGCCCTTCGACCGCATCAAGATCGACCGCAGCTTCGTTTCCTCGATCAACGACAATCCTGACAGCGCCGCCATCGTCATCGCCATCACGCGGCTCGCGGAAAGCCTCAATCTCGCGGTCACGGCCGAGGGGATCGAGGACGAGCTGATCGAGGCCCGGCTGCGCGCGATCGGAAGCTATAAGGGTCAAGGCTGGAAGTTCGGCCGGCCCATTCCCGCCGACGCGGTCCAGCGGCTGCTGGCCGAGCGCAATCTCCTCCCGGTGGCCCGGGGCGGCGAGGCGTCACGCCGGCGCGTCAACAACCGCGACCGGCTGCAGCAAGGCCGCTAG
- the ffh gene encoding signal recognition particle protein has translation MFESLSDRLGGVFDRLRGRGALNEGDVRAAMREVRVALLEADVALPVVREFVDKATEKAVGQQVLKSVTPGQQVVKIVHDALVEMLGSDASELAIDVTPPAVVMMVGLQGSGKTTTTAKIAKRLSDKERKKVMMASLDVARPAAQEQLAVLGTQANVATLPIVPGQQPVEIARRALQSAKLQGFDVVLLDTAGRLHVDQALMDEMKAVAEVSQPQEILLVVDALTGQDAVNVAKSFSEQVDLTGVVLTRLDGDARGGAALSMRAVTGKPIKFAGVGEGIDKLEGFHPERVAGRILGMGDVVSLVERASETIKVEEAEALAKKMAKGQFDLNDLRNQMLQMQRMGGLGALASMLPGMKKVAGVAQKAQDDKTLQRLDAIIGSMTPKERSKPELMNAKRKIRVAKGSGTTVQDVNRLLKMHQEMATAMKKIKKMGGLGKLGALLGGGGAGGLGGMMGGLGGGAGAPPAGLPGLPGGAGGQPFNLPPGFDKFIKK, from the coding sequence ATGTTCGAGAGTCTGAGCGACCGGCTGGGAGGGGTATTCGACCGCCTGCGCGGCCGCGGTGCCTTGAACGAGGGCGACGTCCGTGCCGCCATGCGCGAGGTGCGGGTCGCGTTGCTCGAGGCCGACGTGGCGCTCCCCGTCGTGCGCGAGTTCGTCGACAAGGCCACCGAGAAGGCGGTCGGCCAGCAGGTGCTGAAGTCGGTCACGCCGGGCCAACAGGTCGTCAAGATCGTCCACGACGCGCTGGTCGAGATGCTCGGGTCCGACGCGTCCGAGCTCGCCATCGATGTGACGCCGCCGGCCGTCGTGATGATGGTCGGCCTCCAGGGCTCCGGTAAGACCACCACCACCGCCAAGATCGCCAAGCGGCTCTCCGACAAGGAGCGCAAGAAGGTGATGATGGCGTCGCTGGACGTCGCCCGCCCGGCCGCGCAGGAGCAGCTGGCGGTGCTCGGCACGCAGGCCAACGTTGCCACCCTGCCGATCGTCCCGGGCCAGCAGCCGGTGGAAATTGCCCGCCGCGCCCTTCAGTCGGCGAAGCTCCAGGGCTTCGACGTGGTGCTTCTCGACACGGCCGGACGTCTCCACGTCGACCAGGCCTTGATGGACGAGATGAAGGCCGTCGCCGAGGTCTCGCAGCCGCAGGAGATCCTGCTCGTCGTCGATGCGCTGACCGGGCAGGACGCGGTCAACGTCGCGAAAAGCTTTTCCGAGCAGGTGGACCTCACCGGCGTCGTCCTCACCCGTCTCGACGGCGACGCCCGCGGCGGCGCGGCGCTGTCGATGCGGGCGGTCACCGGCAAGCCGATCAAGTTCGCCGGCGTTGGCGAAGGCATTGATAAGCTCGAGGGCTTCCACCCCGAGCGCGTTGCCGGCCGCATCCTCGGCATGGGCGACGTCGTCAGCCTGGTCGAGCGGGCCAGCGAGACCATCAAGGTCGAGGAAGCCGAGGCGCTCGCCAAGAAGATGGCGAAGGGCCAGTTCGACCTGAACGATCTTCGCAACCAGATGCTCCAGATGCAGCGCATGGGAGGCCTCGGCGCGCTCGCCTCGATGTTGCCGGGCATGAAGAAGGTCGCCGGCGTCGCCCAGAAGGCGCAGGACGACAAGACCCTGCAGCGGCTCGACGCGATCATCGGCTCGATGACGCCGAAGGAGCGCTCCAAGCCAGAGCTGATGAACGCGAAGCGCAAGATCCGCGTCGCCAAGGGTTCGGGCACGACGGTGCAGGACGTGAACCGGCTCCTGAAGATGCATCAGGAAATGGCGACCGCCATGAAGAAGATCAAAAAGATGGGCGGCCTCGGCAAGCTCGGCGCCCTGCTCGGCGGGGGCGGAGCTGGGGGGCTTGGTGGCATGATGGGCGGCCTGGGCGGTGGCGCCGGTGCGCCTCCGGCGGGTTTGCCGGGATTGCCGGGGGGCGCAGGCGGACAGCCCTTCAACCTCCCGCCCGGCTTCGACAAGTTTATCAAGAAATAA
- the rpsP gene encoding 30S ribosomal protein S16, with amino-acid sequence MAVAIRLSRGGAKKRPYYKIVVTDSRNSRDGKFIERIGSYNPLLPRDSEERVKIDAERAKHWLSVGAQPSDRVLRFLDQAGLMERPARNNPKKGEPGEKAKERAEERAAKEAEAAEAAAAAEAAPAEESPAEEAPAAEEATPADEASNEGQSTDEPAEGAVEDAPAEGAEKAEG; translated from the coding sequence ATGGCAGTTGCAATCCGGCTCTCGCGCGGTGGCGCGAAGAAGCGTCCCTACTACAAGATCGTCGTCACTGACTCGCGCAATTCGCGCGACGGCAAGTTCATCGAGCGCATCGGCAGCTACAATCCGCTGCTCCCCCGCGACAGCGAGGAGCGGGTGAAGATCGACGCCGAGCGCGCCAAGCACTGGCTGTCGGTCGGCGCCCAGCCGTCTGACCGCGTCCTCCGGTTCCTCGACCAGGCCGGTCTGATGGAGCGTCCGGCCCGCAACAACCCGAAGAAGGGCGAGCCGGGCGAGAAGGCCAAGGAGCGCGCCGAAGAGCGTGCCGCCAAGGAAGCGGAGGCCGCCGAGGCCGCTGCTGCCGCCGAGGCTGCTCCCGCCGAGGAAAGCCCCGCCGAGGAGGCTCCCGCTGCCGAGGAGGCCACGCCGGCCGACGAGGCTTCCAATGAGGGCCAGTCCACGGACGAGCCGGCCGAAGGCGCGGTGGAAGACGCTCCCGCCGAAGGCGCGGAGAAGGCCGAGGGCTAA
- the rimM gene encoding ribosome maturation factor RimM (Essential for efficient processing of 16S rRNA) produces MGDQPVTLAAIIGAHGIGGEVRLKLFAEAPESLARHKTVQVGGRMLTLKSVKAGGGTPIARFAEITDRTAAEALRGELVTVPRSALPPLADDEYYHADLIGLPCADASGVELGVVVSVENFGAGDILEIEKSDGKRAMVPFRAGIADLAGDRIEVDPAFLV; encoded by the coding sequence TTGGGCGACCAGCCGGTTACGCTCGCCGCCATCATCGGTGCCCACGGCATCGGCGGCGAGGTGCGGCTGAAGCTTTTCGCGGAAGCCCCGGAGAGTCTTGCCCGTCACAAGACGGTGCAGGTCGGCGGCCGGATGCTGACGCTGAAATCGGTGAAGGCGGGCGGTGGCACACCCATCGCCCGCTTCGCCGAGATTACCGATCGCACCGCGGCCGAAGCCTTGCGCGGCGAACTGGTGACGGTTCCCCGCTCCGCCCTGCCGCCGCTGGCGGACGATGAATATTATCATGCCGACTTGATCGGCCTCCCGTGCGCGGATGCGAGCGGAGTCGAACTCGGCGTCGTCGTCTCGGTCGAGAATTTCGGAGCCGGCGATATTCTTGAAATCGAGAAATCGGACGGCAAGCGCGCCATGGTGCCGTTTCGCGCCGGCATCGCCGATCTGGCCGGCGACCGTATCGAGGTCGATCCGGCCTTTCTCGTCTAG
- a CDS encoding NAD(P)/FAD-dependent oxidoreductase: MSEPDHDCLIIGGGPAGLTAAIYLARFHLDVKLVDAGKSRASLIPCTRNHAGYPDGISGQELIERMKAQAQKYGVSIASGRVTRLDRTEAGFEAQWGEGNTTARSVLIATGVKNRRPSMDEALHDQALADGLIRYCPICDGYEVTDRKVGVIGSDSHGVAEALFLRGYTVDITLIAPDKAMDLRQKDWEKLETFGIRTLDGPCRAVGVDAGTIFVETADGTYRFDSVYPALGSDTHSDLAEMAGAKLSDSGCILVDSHQRTNVPGLYAAGDVVQGLDQISHAMGEGGVAATTIRNDLAKERPLVR, from the coding sequence ATGAGCGAACCCGATCATGATTGCCTGATCATCGGCGGCGGCCCGGCAGGGCTGACGGCGGCGATTTATCTCGCGCGCTTTCATCTCGACGTGAAGCTGGTGGACGCCGGCAAGAGCCGGGCGAGCCTCATTCCCTGCACGCGCAATCATGCCGGCTACCCGGACGGCATCTCCGGGCAGGAACTGATCGAGCGAATGAAGGCGCAGGCCCAGAAATATGGCGTCTCCATCGCGAGCGGCCGCGTAACGCGGCTCGACAGGACAGAAGCCGGCTTCGAGGCGCAATGGGGCGAAGGCAATACGACCGCGCGGAGCGTGCTCATCGCGACCGGCGTCAAGAACCGCCGCCCCTCGATGGACGAGGCGCTGCACGACCAGGCGCTGGCAGACGGCCTCATCCGCTACTGCCCCATCTGCGACGGGTACGAAGTCACCGACCGGAAGGTGGGCGTCATCGGTAGCGACAGCCATGGCGTCGCCGAGGCCCTGTTCCTGCGCGGCTATACGGTGGACATCACCCTCATCGCCCCGGACAAGGCGATGGACCTCCGCCAGAAGGATTGGGAGAAGCTGGAAACCTTCGGCATCCGCACCCTCGACGGTCCTTGCCGCGCCGTGGGAGTCGATGCGGGCACGATCTTCGTCGAGACCGCCGATGGCACCTATCGCTTCGACAGCGTCTATCCCGCGCTTGGCTCCGACACCCATTCGGATCTCGCCGAGATGGCGGGCGCGAAGCTGTCGGACAGCGGCTGCATCCTCGTCGATTCACACCAGCGGACCAATGTGCCCGGTCTCTACGCCGCGGGCGACGTGGTGCAGGGGCTGGACCAGATCAGCCACGCCATGGGCGAAGGCGGCGTCGCGGCGACCACCATCCGCAACGATCTGGCGAAGGAAAGGCCGCTCGTTCGCTAG
- the trmD gene encoding tRNA (guanosine(37)-N1)-methyltransferase TrmD — translation MTWRASVLTLYPEMFPGPLGQSLAGRALADATWSLDRVQIRDFATDKHRSVDDTPAGGGAGMVMRADVLARAVDHVLEQRPGVPMLAMTPRGQPLTQGLVRELADGPGVSILCGRFEGIDERLFEARPIVPVSVGDYILSGGETAAIVLLDACVRLLPGVMGAPTSGEEESFEAGLLEYPHYTRPYEWEGRRIPEVLRSGDHAKIAAWRHQRAVEDTRLRRPDLMERHGDAPGHPPSGARRENEGK, via the coding sequence ATGACCTGGCGCGCATCCGTCCTCACTCTCTATCCGGAAATGTTCCCCGGACCGCTCGGCCAAAGCCTGGCCGGACGCGCGCTAGCGGACGCCACATGGTCGCTCGACAGGGTGCAGATTCGAGATTTCGCAACGGACAAGCATCGTTCGGTCGACGACACGCCGGCCGGCGGTGGGGCGGGGATGGTGATGCGGGCGGACGTGCTGGCGCGGGCCGTGGATCATGTGCTGGAGCAGCGTCCGGGCGTGCCGATGCTCGCGATGACACCGCGCGGGCAGCCGCTGACGCAGGGGCTGGTGCGGGAGCTTGCGGACGGCCCCGGCGTGTCGATCCTTTGCGGCCGGTTCGAGGGAATCGACGAGCGCTTGTTCGAGGCGCGGCCGATCGTTCCGGTCTCGGTCGGCGACTATATCCTCTCCGGCGGTGAGACGGCGGCGATCGTGCTGCTCGATGCTTGCGTTCGGCTGCTGCCCGGGGTAATGGGCGCGCCGACGAGCGGTGAGGAGGAGAGCTTTGAAGCGGGCCTTCTCGAATACCCTCATTATACCCGACCTTATGAATGGGAAGGGCGCAGGATTCCTGAAGTGCTGCGATCGGGGGATCATGCGAAGATCGCCGCCTGGCGACATCAAAGGGCGGTCGAGGACACACGGCTAAGGCGGCCGGACCTGATGGAGCGTCATGGGGACGCACCCGGTCACCCGCCCTCTGGCGCGCGGCGCGAGAATGAAGGCAAGTGA